One Acidobacteriota bacterium DNA segment encodes these proteins:
- a CDS encoding cytochrome C oxidase subunit IV family protein: MSGHIVSPRLYYVIFITLMVLTGVTVWVAFLDLKFMNTIVALTIAVTKATLVVLFFMHVKYSE; this comes from the coding sequence ATCGTCTCGCCGCGGCTGTACTACGTCATCTTCATCACGCTCATGGTCCTCACGGGCGTGACGGTCTGGGTGGCGTTCCTCGACCTGAAGTTCATGAACACGATCGTCGCCCTGACGATCGCGGTCACCAAGGCCACGCTGGTCGTGCTGTTTTTCATGCACGTGAAGTACAGCGAGTAG